The Danio rerio strain Tuebingen ecotype United States chromosome 1, GRCz12tu, whole genome shotgun sequence genome includes a region encoding these proteins:
- the pcdh18a gene encoding protocadherin-18a precursor (The RefSeq protein has 8 substitutions compared to this genomic sequence) encodes METSKGTVLCATLLKLALLVTLAGYTTAATLKYQVYEEQKVGTVIARLREDVADVLSKLPSSIPLRFRAMQRGSASLLSVRDQDGEISIRTKIDREKLCEKNLNCTIEFDVLTLPTEHLQLFHIEVEILDINDNAPQFARPVIPIEISETAAVGTRIPLDSATDPDVGENSLNTYSLTPSGFFKIDILTRTDGAKYAELVVLKELDREVRASYELQLTASDRGVPPKFGTTLLKISIADSNDNNPVFEKPSYVINLLENSPLGSLLIDLNATDPDEGTNGKIIYSFSSHVSPKILETFKINSDNGHLTLMRKVDFESTNSYDIDVQAQDMGPNSMPAHCKVIIKVVDVNDNKPDISVNLMSTGNEEIAYISETAPVDTFVALVSVNDLDSGLNGEVECRLYGQGHFRLQKSYEKNYMILTNVTLDREKRSEFSLTVIAEDKGSPSLSTIKNFIVEVQDENDNAPSFAKSRYEISKAENNSPGAYLSSVKASDPDLGPNGQVSYSILESMVHGSSISTYVTIDPSNGDIYALRTFDREDVSQISFLVQARDSGNPPLRSNVTVVLTVLDENDNRPVIMMPQLWNHTADVPVSKYAEIGDVVTVVRAMDHDAGANGDLSCSVVGGNEAGYFNMDPKTCEIRTNVSIQEVPQDHVELTILVQDHGTPTLSARALLRLSLYENIENLMNPHLTGGRNGDGPLDVSMIIIISLGAICAVLLLIMVAFALRCSREKKDTRSYNCRVAESTYQQHPKKPSRQIHKGDITLMPTVNGTLPIRAHHRSPTSSPGAERAHMGSRQSQHSRQSLNSLVTISSNHIPENFALELTHATPPVEGQYQPRPSFRGNKYSRSYRYALQDMDKFSLKDSGRGDSDAGDSDCEMGRDSPIDRLLGDGFGDLFHSDGHHRLHPVMRLCTEECRVLGHSDQCWMPSQASSDYRANMFIPGEESRPQVLEEDQQSVDSAKKSFSTFGKDNEEECGGSLLSEMNNVLQRLLPTSYADVRELDECTSQPASSIGMEIGKGFLPGKASSTGSAYPQGVAVWAANTHFQNPGGAVTSGHAATNHAASQAHLKWLPAMEEIPENYEEDDLESVLSQRQGKRNDTRHEVVDASELVAEINKLLQDVRQS; translated from the exons ATGGAGACTAGCAAGGGTACAGTGCTCTGTGCCACTTTACTCAAACTTGCTCTGCTCGTGACATTGGCAGGGTACACCACGGCTGCAACTCTAAAATACCAAGTTTATGAGGAGCAGAAGGTGGGTACTGTGATAGCCAGACTTCGAGAAGATGTCGCTGATGTTTTGTCCAAACTTCCAAGCTCGATTCCGTTACGATTTAGAGCCATGCAGCGGGGAAGCGCGTCGCTTCTTTCGGTGCGCGACCAGGATGGAGAGATCAGCATCAGGACCAAAATAGACCGCGAGAAACTGTGTGAAAAGAATCTGAACTGCACTATCGAGTTTGATGTTCTCACTCTTCCCACGGAGCACCTACAGCTGTTTCATATTGAAGTGGAGATTTTGGACATTAACGACAATGCGCCACAGTTCGCGCGCCCCGTCATTCCCATAGAGATCTCCGAAACCGCCGCCGTGGGGACGCGCATTCCCCTTGACAGCGCCACCGATCCAGACGTCGGGGAGAACTCACTGAACACATACTCTCTGACCCCGTCTGACTTCTTTAAGATTGACATTCTAACCAGAACCGATGGAGCCAAGTACGCAGAGCTCGTTGTGTTAAAAGAGCTTGATAGAGAGGTGCGAGCAAGCTATGAACTCCAGCTCACAGCCTCAGACAGGGGCGTTCCCCCCAAATTTGGAACAACGCTCCTGAAAATCAGCATAGCTGACTCGAACGACAACAATCCAGTGTTTGAGAAGCCATCTTATGTGATCAACTTGCTTGAAAATTCCCCTTTAGGCAGTTTGCTTATTGATCTGAACGCCACTGACCCAGATGAAGGGGCCAATGGGAAAATCATATACTCTTTCAGCAGTCACGTGTCACCTAAAATATTAGAGACCTTTAAGATTAATTCTGATAATGGTCATTTGACACTGATGAGGAAAGTTGACTTTGAAAGCACAAATTCTTATGACATAGATGTTCAAGCTCAAGACATGGGCCCTAACTCGATGCCAGCCCACTGTAAAGTCATAATCAAAGTAGTGGACGTGAATGACAACAAACCTGACATCAGCGTCAACTTGATGTCCACTGGTAATGAGGAGATAGCTTATATATCAGAGACGGCTCCTGTAGATACATTCGTGGCTCTGGTGAGTGTAAATGATCTGGACTCTGGCTTAAATGGAGAGGTGGAGTGCCGTCTCTATGGCCAGGGTCATTTCAGGCTGCAGAAGTCATATGAGAAGAACTACATGATCCTTACAAACGTCACGCTGGACAGGGAGAAGAGGTCAGAGTTCAGCCTCACTGTTATAGCTGAAGACAAAGGTTCTCCAAGTCTATCCACCATCAAAAACTTTATTGTGGAGGTCCAGGATGAGAACGACAACGCTCCAAGTTTTgcaaagagcagatatgagattTCCAAAGCAGAGAACAACTCGCCTGGAGCTTATTTGTCATCTGTGAAGGCCTCAGATCCAGACCTGGGCCCAAATGGACAAGTGAGCTACTCTATACTTGAAAGCATGGTCCATGGTAGCTCCATTTCCACTTACGTCACCATTGACCCATCTAACGGAGACATTTATGCACTACGTACTTTTGATCGTGAAGATGTAAGTCAGATTTCATTTTTGGTCCAGGCCCGGGATTCTGGAAATCCTCCACTGCGTAGTAACGTGACTGTTGTGTTGACTGTCTTGGATGAGAATGACAACAGACCAGTCATCATGATGCCTCAGCTGTGGAACCACACAGCTGATGTTCCAGTATCTAAATATGCAGAGATTGGGGATGTGGTAACAGTTGTCCGCGCGATGGACCATGATGCTGGTGCTAATGGTGACCTCTCCTGCTCTGTTGTTGGGGGAAATGAGGCAGGTTACTTTAATATGGATCCTAAAACATGTGAAATTCGGACTAACGTCAGTATACAAGAGGTTCCACGGGATCACGTGGAGCTCACCATCCTCGTGCAGGACCATGGAACCCCAACACTCAGCGCAAGAGCCCTACTAAGACTTTCACTTTATGAAAACATCGAAAACCTCATGAATCCCCATCTGACAGGTGGAAGAAATGGAGACGGCCCTCTAGATGTCTCCATGATCATCATTATCTCCCTTGGGGCAATTTGTGCTGTTCTGCTTCTTATCATGGTGGCCTTTGCCCTTCGCTGCTCACGTGAAAAAAAGGACACTCGCTCATATAACTGCAGGGTGGCTGAGTCTACATACCAACAGCATCCTAAAAAGCCCTCACGACAGATTCACAAGGGGGACATCACCCTGATGCCAACCGTCAATGGGACCCTCCCGATCCGGGCACACCATCGCTCGCCGACCTCTTCACCTGGACCAGAACGCGCTCACATGGGCAGTCGGCAGAGCCAACACAGTCGTCAATCCCTGAACAGCCTGGTCACTATTTCCTCCAATCACATCCCAGAGAACTTCGCCCTGGAGCTTACACATGCCACGCCCCCTGTAGAG GGTCAGTATCAGCCGAGGCCCAGCTTCAGAGGGAACAAATACTCTCGCAGCTACAG GTACGCCCTCCAGGACATGGATAAGTTCAGTCTGAAAGATAGTGGGCGTGGCGACAGTGATGCGGGCGACAGCGACTGCGAGATGGGCCGTGATTCGCCCATCGACCGGTTGCTAGGCGACGGCTTCGGAGACCTCTTCCACAGCGACGGACACCACCGTCTCCACCCAG TCATGAGATTGTGTACGGAGGAGTGCCGTGTGTTGGGTCACTCTGACCAGTGCTGGATGCCATCTCAGGCGTCCTCGGATTACCGTGCGAACATGTTCATCCCTGGAGAAGAGAGCAGGCCTCAGGTCCTTGAGGAGGACCAGCAGTCAGTGGACTCAGCTAAGAAGAGCTTTTCTACCTTCGGAAAGGACAACGAGGAGGAATGTGGCGGCTCACTGCTGTCAGAAATGAACAACGTCTTCCAGCGTCTTCTGCCAACTTCTTATGCTGACGTCCGAGAGCTTGACGAATCCACCAGCCAGCCTGCTTCCTCCATCGGCATGGAGATCAGAAAGGGATTCCTACCGGGTAAGGCGTCATCTACAGGTTCGGCCTACCCACAGGGAGTTGCCGTTTGGGCGGCCAATACCCACTTTCAAAACCCTGGCGGTGCCGTGACGAGCGGACATGCCACAACCAATCACGCGGCATCGCAGGCGCATTTAAAATGGCTGCCGGCGATGGAGGAGATCCCAGAGAACTATGAAGAGGACGACTTGGAGAGCGTGCTCAGCCAAAGGCAGGGAAAACGCAATGACACAAGACACGAAGTTGTCGATGCTAGTGAACTGGTTGCCGAAATTAACAAATTGCTTCAGGACGTACGCCAGAGCTAA
- the pcdh18a gene encoding protocadherin-18a isoform X2 — METSKGTVLCATLLKLALLVTLAGYTTAATLKYQVYEEQKVGTVIARLREDVADVLSKLPSSIPLRFRAMQRGSASLLSVRDQDGEISIRTKIDREKLCEKNLNCTIEFDVLTLPTEHLQLFHIEVEILDINDNAPQFARPVIPIEISETAAVGTRIPLDSATDPDVGENSLNTYSLTPSDFFKIDILTRTDGAKYAELVVLKELDREVRASYELQLTASDRGVPPKFGTTLLKISIADSNDNNPVFEKPSYVINLLENSPLGSLLIDLNATDPDEGANGKIIYSFSSHVSPKILETFKINSDNGHLTLMRKVDFESTNSYDIDVQAQDMGPNSMPAHCKVIIKVVDVNDNKPDISVNLMSTGNEEIAYISETAPVDTFVALVSVNDLDSGLNGEVECRLYGQGHFRLQKSYEKNYMILTNVTLDREKRSEFSLTVIAEDKGSPSLSTIKNFIVEVQDENDNAPSFAKSRYEISKAENNSPGAYLSSVKASDPDLGPNGQVSYSILESMVHGSSISTYVTIDPSNGDIYALRTFDREDVSQISFLVQARDSGNPPLRSNVTVVLTVLDENDNRPVIMMPQLWNHTADVPVSKYAEIGDVVTVVRAMDHDAGANGDLSCSVVGGNEAGYFNMDPKTCEIRTNVSIQEVPRDHVELTILVQDHGTPTLSARALLRLSLYENIENLMNPHLTGGRNGDGPLDVSMIIIISLGAICAVLLLIMVAFALRCSREKKDTRSYNCRVAESTYQQHPKKPSRQIHKGDITLMPTVNGTLPIRAHHRSPTSSPGPERAHMGSRQSQHSRQSLNSLVTISSNHIPENFALELTHATPPVEQVSQLLSILHQGQYQPRPSFRGNKYSRSYRYALQDMDKFSLKDSGRGDSDAGDSDCEMGRDSPIDRLLGDGFGDLFHSDGHHRLHPVMRLCTEECRVLGHSDQCWMPSQASSDYRANMFIPGEESRPQVLEEDQQSVDSAKKSFSTFGKDNEEECGGSLLSEMNNVFQRLLPTSYADVRELDESTSQPASSIGMEIRKGFLPGKASSTGSAYPQGVAVWAANTHFQNPGGAVTSGHATTNHAASQAHLKWLPAMEEIPENYEEDDLESVLSQRQGKRNDTRHEVVDASELVAEINKLLQDVRQS; from the exons ATGGAGACTAGCAAGGGTACAGTGCTCTGTGCCACTTTACTCAAACTTGCTCTGCTCGTGACATTGGCAGGGTACACCACGGCTGCAACTCTAAAATACCAAGTTTATGAGGAGCAGAAGGTGGGTACTGTGATAGCCAGACTTCGAGAAGATGTCGCTGATGTTTTGTCCAAACTTCCAAGCTCGATTCCGTTACGATTTAGAGCCATGCAGCGGGGAAGCGCGTCGCTTCTTTCGGTGCGCGACCAGGATGGAGAGATCAGCATCAGGACCAAAATAGACCGCGAGAAACTGTGTGAAAAGAATCTGAACTGCACTATCGAGTTTGATGTTCTCACTCTTCCCACGGAGCACCTACAGCTGTTTCATATTGAAGTGGAGATTTTGGACATTAACGACAATGCGCCACAGTTCGCGCGCCCCGTCATTCCCATAGAGATCTCCGAAACCGCCGCCGTGGGGACGCGCATTCCCCTTGACAGCGCCACCGATCCAGACGTCGGGGAGAACTCACTGAACACATACTCTCTGACCCCGTCTGACTTCTTTAAGATTGACATTCTAACCAGAACCGATGGAGCCAAGTACGCAGAGCTCGTTGTGTTAAAAGAGCTTGATAGAGAGGTGCGAGCAAGCTATGAACTCCAGCTCACAGCCTCAGACAGGGGCGTTCCCCCCAAATTTGGAACAACGCTCCTGAAAATCAGCATAGCTGACTCGAACGACAACAATCCAGTGTTTGAGAAGCCATCTTATGTGATCAACTTGCTTGAAAATTCCCCTTTAGGCAGTTTGCTTATTGATCTGAACGCCACTGACCCAGATGAAGGGGCCAATGGGAAAATCATATACTCTTTCAGCAGTCACGTGTCACCTAAAATATTAGAGACCTTTAAGATTAATTCTGATAATGGTCATTTGACACTGATGAGGAAAGTTGACTTTGAAAGCACAAATTCTTATGACATAGATGTTCAAGCTCAAGACATGGGCCCTAACTCGATGCCAGCCCACTGTAAAGTCATAATCAAAGTAGTGGACGTGAATGACAACAAACCTGACATCAGCGTCAACTTGATGTCCACTGGTAATGAGGAGATAGCTTATATATCAGAGACGGCTCCTGTAGATACATTCGTGGCTCTGGTGAGTGTAAATGATCTGGACTCTGGCTTAAATGGAGAGGTGGAGTGCCGTCTCTATGGCCAGGGTCATTTCAGGCTGCAGAAGTCATATGAGAAGAACTACATGATCCTTACAAACGTCACGCTGGACAGGGAGAAGAGGTCAGAGTTCAGCCTCACTGTTATAGCTGAAGACAAAGGTTCTCCAAGTCTATCCACCATCAAAAACTTTATTGTGGAGGTCCAGGATGAGAACGACAACGCTCCAAGTTTTgcaaagagcagatatgagattTCCAAAGCAGAGAACAACTCGCCTGGAGCTTATTTGTCATCTGTGAAGGCCTCAGATCCAGACCTGGGCCCAAATGGACAAGTGAGCTACTCTATACTTGAAAGCATGGTCCATGGTAGCTCCATTTCCACTTACGTCACCATTGACCCATCTAACGGAGACATTTATGCACTACGTACTTTTGATCGTGAAGATGTAAGTCAGATTTCATTTTTGGTCCAGGCCCGGGATTCTGGAAATCCTCCACTGCGTAGTAACGTGACTGTTGTGTTGACTGTCTTGGATGAGAATGACAACAGACCAGTCATCATGATGCCTCAGCTGTGGAACCACACAGCTGATGTTCCAGTATCTAAATATGCAGAGATTGGGGATGTGGTAACAGTTGTCCGCGCGATGGACCATGATGCTGGTGCTAATGGTGACCTCTCCTGCTCTGTTGTTGGGGGAAATGAGGCAGGTTACTTTAATATGGATCCTAAAACATGTGAAATTCGGACTAACGTCAGTATACAAGAGGTTCCACGGGATCACGTGGAGCTCACCATCCTCGTGCAGGACCATGGAACCCCAACACTCAGCGCAAGAGCCCTACTAAGACTTTCACTTTATGAAAACATCGAAAACCTCATGAATCCCCATCTGACAGGTGGAAGAAATGGAGACGGCCCTCTAGATGTCTCCATGATCATCATTATCTCCCTTGGGGCAATTTGTGCTGTTCTGCTTCTTATCATGGTGGCCTTTGCCCTTCGCTGCTCACGTGAAAAAAAGGACACTCGCTCATATAACTGCAGGGTGGCTGAGTCTACATACCAACAGCATCCTAAAAAGCCCTCACGACAGATTCACAAGGGGGACATCACCCTGATGCCAACCGTCAATGGGACCCTCCCGATCCGGGCACACCATCGCTCGCCGACCTCTTCACCTGGACCAGAACGCGCTCACATGGGCAGTCGGCAGAGCCAACACAGTCGTCAATCCCTGAACAGCCTGGTCACTATTTCCTCCAATCACATCCCAGAGAACTTCGCCCTGGAGCTTACACATGCCACGCCCCCTGTAGAG CAAGTCTCACAGCTCCTCTCAATACTCCATCAGGGTCAGTATCAGCCGAGGCCCAGCTTCAGAGGGAACAAATACTCTCGCAGCTACAG GTACGCCCTCCAGGACATGGATAAGTTCAGTCTGAAAGATAGTGGGCGTGGCGACAGTGATGCGGGCGACAGCGACTGCGAGATGGGCCGTGATTCGCCCATCGACCGGTTGCTAGGCGACGGCTTCGGAGACCTCTTCCACAGCGACGGACACCACCGTCTCCACCCAG TCATGAGATTGTGTACGGAGGAGTGCCGTGTGTTGGGTCACTCTGACCAGTGCTGGATGCCATCTCAGGCGTCCTCGGATTACCGTGCGAACATGTTCATCCCTGGAGAAGAGAGCAGGCCTCAGGTCCTTGAGGAGGACCAGCAGTCAGTGGACTCAGCTAAGAAGAGCTTTTCTACCTTCGGAAAGGACAACGAGGAGGAATGTGGCGGCTCACTGCTGTCAGAAATGAACAACGTCTTCCAGCGTCTTCTGCCAACTTCTTATGCTGACGTCCGAGAGCTTGACGAATCCACCAGCCAGCCTGCTTCCTCCATCGGCATGGAGATCAGAAAGGGATTCCTACCGGGTAAGGCGTCATCTACAGGTTCGGCCTACCCACAGGGAGTTGCCGTTTGGGCGGCCAATACCCACTTTCAAAACCCTGGCGGTGCCGTGACGAGCGGACATGCCACAACCAATCACGCGGCATCGCAGGCGCATTTAAAATGGCTGCCGGCGATGGAGGAGATCCCAGAGAACTATGAAGAGGACGACTTGGAGAGCGTGCTCAGCCAAAGGCAGGGAAAACGCAATGACACAAGACACGAAGTTGTCGATGCTAGTGAACTGGTTGCCGAAATTAACAAATTGCTTCAGGACGTACGCCAGAGCTAA
- the pcdh18a gene encoding protocadherin-18a isoform X1, giving the protein METSKGTVLCATLLKLALLVTLAGYTTAATLKYQVYEEQKVGTVIARLREDVADVLSKLPSSIPLRFRAMQRGSASLLSVRDQDGEISIRTKIDREKLCEKNLNCTIEFDVLTLPTEHLQLFHIEVEILDINDNAPQFARPVIPIEISETAAVGTRIPLDSATDPDVGENSLNTYSLTPSDFFKIDILTRTDGAKYAELVVLKELDREVRASYELQLTASDRGVPPKFGTTLLKISIADSNDNNPVFEKPSYVINLLENSPLGSLLIDLNATDPDEGANGKIIYSFSSHVSPKILETFKINSDNGHLTLMRKVDFESTNSYDIDVQAQDMGPNSMPAHCKVIIKVVDVNDNKPDISVNLMSTGNEEIAYISETAPVDTFVALVSVNDLDSGLNGEVECRLYGQGHFRLQKSYEKNYMILTNVTLDREKRSEFSLTVIAEDKGSPSLSTIKNFIVEVQDENDNAPSFAKSRYEISKAENNSPGAYLSSVKASDPDLGPNGQVSYSILESMVHGSSISTYVTIDPSNGDIYALRTFDREDVSQISFLVQARDSGNPPLRSNVTVVLTVLDENDNRPVIMMPQLWNHTADVPVSKYAEIGDVVTVVRAMDHDAGANGDLSCSVVGGNEAGYFNMDPKTCEIRTNVSIQEVPRDHVELTILVQDHGTPTLSARALLRLSLYENIENLMNPHLTGGRNGDGPLDVSMIIIISLGAICAVLLLIMVAFALRCSREKKDTRSYNCRVAESTYQQHPKKPSRQIHKGDITLMPTVNGTLPIRAHHRSPTSSPGPERAHMGSRQSQHSRQSLNSLVTISSNHIPENFALELTHATPPVEQVSQLLSILHQGQYQPRPSFRGNKYSRSYRYALQDMDKFSLKDSGRGDSDAGDSDCEMGRDSPIDRLLGDGFGDLFHSDGHHRLHPAVMRLCTEECRVLGHSDQCWMPSQASSDYRANMFIPGEESRPQVLEEDQQSVDSAKKSFSTFGKDNEEECGGSLLSEMNNVFQRLLPTSYADVRELDESTSQPASSIGMEIRKGFLPGKASSTGSAYPQGVAVWAANTHFQNPGGAVTSGHATTNHAASQAHLKWLPAMEEIPENYEEDDLESVLSQRQGKRNDTRHEVVDASELVAEINKLLQDVRQS; this is encoded by the exons ATGGAGACTAGCAAGGGTACAGTGCTCTGTGCCACTTTACTCAAACTTGCTCTGCTCGTGACATTGGCAGGGTACACCACGGCTGCAACTCTAAAATACCAAGTTTATGAGGAGCAGAAGGTGGGTACTGTGATAGCCAGACTTCGAGAAGATGTCGCTGATGTTTTGTCCAAACTTCCAAGCTCGATTCCGTTACGATTTAGAGCCATGCAGCGGGGAAGCGCGTCGCTTCTTTCGGTGCGCGACCAGGATGGAGAGATCAGCATCAGGACCAAAATAGACCGCGAGAAACTGTGTGAAAAGAATCTGAACTGCACTATCGAGTTTGATGTTCTCACTCTTCCCACGGAGCACCTACAGCTGTTTCATATTGAAGTGGAGATTTTGGACATTAACGACAATGCGCCACAGTTCGCGCGCCCCGTCATTCCCATAGAGATCTCCGAAACCGCCGCCGTGGGGACGCGCATTCCCCTTGACAGCGCCACCGATCCAGACGTCGGGGAGAACTCACTGAACACATACTCTCTGACCCCGTCTGACTTCTTTAAGATTGACATTCTAACCAGAACCGATGGAGCCAAGTACGCAGAGCTCGTTGTGTTAAAAGAGCTTGATAGAGAGGTGCGAGCAAGCTATGAACTCCAGCTCACAGCCTCAGACAGGGGCGTTCCCCCCAAATTTGGAACAACGCTCCTGAAAATCAGCATAGCTGACTCGAACGACAACAATCCAGTGTTTGAGAAGCCATCTTATGTGATCAACTTGCTTGAAAATTCCCCTTTAGGCAGTTTGCTTATTGATCTGAACGCCACTGACCCAGATGAAGGGGCCAATGGGAAAATCATATACTCTTTCAGCAGTCACGTGTCACCTAAAATATTAGAGACCTTTAAGATTAATTCTGATAATGGTCATTTGACACTGATGAGGAAAGTTGACTTTGAAAGCACAAATTCTTATGACATAGATGTTCAAGCTCAAGACATGGGCCCTAACTCGATGCCAGCCCACTGTAAAGTCATAATCAAAGTAGTGGACGTGAATGACAACAAACCTGACATCAGCGTCAACTTGATGTCCACTGGTAATGAGGAGATAGCTTATATATCAGAGACGGCTCCTGTAGATACATTCGTGGCTCTGGTGAGTGTAAATGATCTGGACTCTGGCTTAAATGGAGAGGTGGAGTGCCGTCTCTATGGCCAGGGTCATTTCAGGCTGCAGAAGTCATATGAGAAGAACTACATGATCCTTACAAACGTCACGCTGGACAGGGAGAAGAGGTCAGAGTTCAGCCTCACTGTTATAGCTGAAGACAAAGGTTCTCCAAGTCTATCCACCATCAAAAACTTTATTGTGGAGGTCCAGGATGAGAACGACAACGCTCCAAGTTTTgcaaagagcagatatgagattTCCAAAGCAGAGAACAACTCGCCTGGAGCTTATTTGTCATCTGTGAAGGCCTCAGATCCAGACCTGGGCCCAAATGGACAAGTGAGCTACTCTATACTTGAAAGCATGGTCCATGGTAGCTCCATTTCCACTTACGTCACCATTGACCCATCTAACGGAGACATTTATGCACTACGTACTTTTGATCGTGAAGATGTAAGTCAGATTTCATTTTTGGTCCAGGCCCGGGATTCTGGAAATCCTCCACTGCGTAGTAACGTGACTGTTGTGTTGACTGTCTTGGATGAGAATGACAACAGACCAGTCATCATGATGCCTCAGCTGTGGAACCACACAGCTGATGTTCCAGTATCTAAATATGCAGAGATTGGGGATGTGGTAACAGTTGTCCGCGCGATGGACCATGATGCTGGTGCTAATGGTGACCTCTCCTGCTCTGTTGTTGGGGGAAATGAGGCAGGTTACTTTAATATGGATCCTAAAACATGTGAAATTCGGACTAACGTCAGTATACAAGAGGTTCCACGGGATCACGTGGAGCTCACCATCCTCGTGCAGGACCATGGAACCCCAACACTCAGCGCAAGAGCCCTACTAAGACTTTCACTTTATGAAAACATCGAAAACCTCATGAATCCCCATCTGACAGGTGGAAGAAATGGAGACGGCCCTCTAGATGTCTCCATGATCATCATTATCTCCCTTGGGGCAATTTGTGCTGTTCTGCTTCTTATCATGGTGGCCTTTGCCCTTCGCTGCTCACGTGAAAAAAAGGACACTCGCTCATATAACTGCAGGGTGGCTGAGTCTACATACCAACAGCATCCTAAAAAGCCCTCACGACAGATTCACAAGGGGGACATCACCCTGATGCCAACCGTCAATGGGACCCTCCCGATCCGGGCACACCATCGCTCGCCGACCTCTTCACCTGGACCAGAACGCGCTCACATGGGCAGTCGGCAGAGCCAACACAGTCGTCAATCCCTGAACAGCCTGGTCACTATTTCCTCCAATCACATCCCAGAGAACTTCGCCCTGGAGCTTACACATGCCACGCCCCCTGTAGAG CAAGTCTCACAGCTCCTCTCAATACTCCATCAGGGTCAGTATCAGCCGAGGCCCAGCTTCAGAGGGAACAAATACTCTCGCAGCTACAG GTACGCCCTCCAGGACATGGATAAGTTCAGTCTGAAAGATAGTGGGCGTGGCGACAGTGATGCGGGCGACAGCGACTGCGAGATGGGCCGTGATTCGCCCATCGACCGGTTGCTAGGCGACGGCTTCGGAGACCTCTTCCACAGCGACGGACACCACCGTCTCCACCCAG CAGTCATGAGATTGTGTACGGAGGAGTGCCGTGTGTTGGGTCACTCTGACCAGTGCTGGATGCCATCTCAGGCGTCCTCGGATTACCGTGCGAACATGTTCATCCCTGGAGAAGAGAGCAGGCCTCAGGTCCTTGAGGAGGACCAGCAGTCAGTGGACTCAGCTAAGAAGAGCTTTTCTACCTTCGGAAAGGACAACGAGGAGGAATGTGGCGGCTCACTGCTGTCAGAAATGAACAACGTCTTCCAGCGTCTTCTGCCAACTTCTTATGCTGACGTCCGAGAGCTTGACGAATCCACCAGCCAGCCTGCTTCCTCCATCGGCATGGAGATCAGAAAGGGATTCCTACCGGGTAAGGCGTCATCTACAGGTTCGGCCTACCCACAGGGAGTTGCCGTTTGGGCGGCCAATACCCACTTTCAAAACCCTGGCGGTGCCGTGACGAGCGGACATGCCACAACCAATCACGCGGCATCGCAGGCGCATTTAAAATGGCTGCCGGCGATGGAGGAGATCCCAGAGAACTATGAAGAGGACGACTTGGAGAGCGTGCTCAGCCAAAGGCAGGGAAAACGCAATGACACAAGACACGAAGTTGTCGATGCTAGTGAACTGGTTGCCGAAATTAACAAATTGCTTCAGGACGTACGCCAGAGCTAA